From one Cyprinus carpio isolate SPL01 chromosome B3, ASM1834038v1, whole genome shotgun sequence genomic stretch:
- the LOC122136777 gene encoding histone H4-like, with protein sequence MSERGKGGKGLREREALKSVHRKVLRDDIQGIAKPAVNRLARRSGVKRISGPDLRGETPRCAERVFLEAADPRCWRPTPGTPRERPSPPWTSRAYALKRQGRNSWRGFGG encoded by the coding sequence ATGTCTGAAAGAGGTAAAGGCGGTAAAGGACTCCGGGAAAGGGAGGCGCTAAAAAGCGTGCATCGCAAGGTTCTGCGGGATGACATCCAGGGCATCGCCAAACCCGCCGTAAATCGTCTCGCTCGCCGCAGTGGAGTCAAGCGTATCTCTGGTCCTGATCTACGAGGAGAGACGCCGCGGTGTGCTGAAAGAGTGTTCCTGGAGGCAGCTGATCCGCGATGCTGGCGGCCTACACCAGGCACGCCAAGAGAAAGACCGTCACCGCCATGGACGTCACGTGCTTACGCGCTGAAACGACAGGGACGCAATTCCTGGCGCGGCTTCGGAGGATAA